One Meriones unguiculatus strain TT.TT164.6M chromosome 13 unlocalized genomic scaffold, Bangor_MerUng_6.1 Chr13_unordered_Scaffold_101, whole genome shotgun sequence DNA segment encodes these proteins:
- the LOC132650568 gene encoding LOW QUALITY PROTEIN: NEDD4-binding protein 1-like (The sequence of the model RefSeq protein was modified relative to this genomic sequence to represent the inferred CDS: inserted 1 base in 1 codon), translated as MGQGAGMDSPWNLSRPRLRRKPNKGSNPHHLSHWPRPDKGFQQPAGPVFAESKEPPRGKHSHSGGLPEPKPMCPPISEPLLQQPWLFPSETGSAELGGSYEDPTASFTVVQRFQEALKTPYSLALRNEPGRADLKHVVIDGGNVAMAHGLXKFFSCRGIALAVEYFWKLGNRNITVFVPQWRTRRDPHVTEQHLLGQLQDLGIVALTPARMVSRERISSHDDRFLLHLADKTGGIIVTNDNLREFVTESASWREIVARRLLQYTFMGDIFMVPDDPLGRHGPRLEEFLQKDLFPPDKQLVDDSGPPGMSSLDSVLRGPSPSPSPSPSPSPSPSQWPPPQNHGASPSPGLPQQQLFTAPVTLPRMQQKLARPAQRSWAETSELREALMSIFPDSEQKQKIDQILLAHPSTMDLNALSGLVLDAKLG; from the exons ATGGGTCAGGGGGCCGGGATGGACAGCCCATGGAACCTGAGTCGCCCCAGGCTCAGAAGGAAACCGAACAAGGGCAGCAACCCCCACCACCTTTCCCATTGGCCCAGGCCTGACAAGGGTTTTCAACAACCCGCGGGACCTGTGTTTGCAGAATCTAAGGAGCCTCCCCGTGGAAAGCATTCCCACTCAGGGGGCTTGCCTGAGCCTAAGCCGATGTGCCCCCCAATTTCTGAGCCACTCCTGCAGCAGCCCTGGCTGTTTCCTTCAGAGACAGGATCCGCAGAATTGGGTGGATCCTATGAGGACCCCACTGCCTCATTCACAGTGGTTCAGAGATTTCAAGAGGCCCTCAAGACCCCATACAGTCTGGCCTTGAGAAATGAGCCCGGCAGAGCAGATCTGAAGCATGTGGTGATAGATGGAGGTAACGTGGCCATGGCCCATGGCC AAAAGTTCTTCAGTTGCCGCGGAATAGCTCTCGCAGTGGAGTATTTCTGGAAGCTTGGCAACAGAAACATCACCGTGTTTGTCCCGCAGTGGAGAACGAGACGGGATCCTCACGTCACGGAACAGCACCTGTTGGGCCAGCTCCAGGACCTCGGCATAGTGGCTCTGACTCCTGCCCGGATGGTCTCCCGAGAAAGAATCTCTTCTCATGATGACAGGTTCCTACTGCACCTGGCAGACAAGACCGGGGGGATCATCGTGACCAATGATAACCTGAGAGAGTTTGTGACTGAGTCGGCGTCCTGGAGAGAAATTGTTGCCAGGAGACTGCTTCAGTATACGTTCATGGGAGACATATTTATGGTTCCCGATGACCCTCTGGGAAGGCACGGACCTCGGCTGGAAGAATTTCTTCAAAAGGACCTCTTTCCTCCAGACAAGCAGCTGGTTGATGATAGCGGCCCACCAGGCATGAGCAGTTTGGATTCTGTCCTCAGGGgccctagccccagccccagccccagccccagccccagccccagccccagccaatgGCCACCACCTCAGAACCACGGAGCCTCTCCAAGCCCTGGGCTTCCTCAGCAACAGCTCTTCACTGCCCCGGTCACACTGCCCAGGATGCAGCAGAAACTGGCCAGGCCCGCACAGAGATCTTGGGCAGAGACCAGCGAGTTGAGAGAGGCGCTGATGAGCATCTTCCCGGACTCTGAGCAGAAACAGAAGATTGACCAGATTCTGCTAGCTCATCCATCCACGATGGACCtgaatgccctctctggcctcgtGTTGGATGCAAAGCTGGGCTGA